In the genome of Dryobates pubescens isolate bDryPub1 chromosome 18, bDryPub1.pri, whole genome shotgun sequence, one region contains:
- the CHIC1 gene encoding cysteine-rich hydrophobic domain-containing protein 1: MSVLLPNMADFDTIYELEEEEEEESSEPVVRSQELPRPRDAPDPVAVRGAGHITVFGLSNKFDTEFPSVLTGKVAPEEFKTSIGRVNACLRKNLPVNVKWLLCGCLCCCCTLGCSLWPVVCLNKRTRRSIQKLLEWENNRLYHKLGLHWKLSKRKCETSNMMEYVILIEFLPKYPIFRPD, encoded by the exons ATGAGCGTACTACTGCCCAATATGGCGGACTTCGACACTATctatgagctggaggaggaggaggaggaggagtcgTCCGAGCCTGTGGTgcggagccaggagctgcctcgGCCCCGCGACGCGCCGGATCCTGTAGCGGTACGGGGCGCCGGGCACATCACCGT GTTTGGCTTGAGCAACAAGTTTGATACAGAATTTCCCTCTGTTCTGACAGGGAAG GTTGCCCCAGAAGAATTCAAGACCAGCATCGGTCGCGTGAATGCCTGTTTAAGAAAGAATCTCCCTGTCAATGTAAAATGGCTGCTTTGTggctgtctctgctgctgctgcacgcTGGGCTGTAGCCTGTGGCCTGTAGTCTGTCTTAACAAAAGA ACTAGAAGATCAATTCAGAAGTTATTAGAATGGGAAAATAACAGACTGTATCATAAG CTTGGTTTGCACTGGAAGCTGAGTAAAAGGAAATGTGAAACTAGCAATATGATGGAATAT GTAATATTAATAGAGTTCTTACCAAAATATCCCATATTTCGACCTGACTGA